In Acidobacteriota bacterium, the following proteins share a genomic window:
- the tuf gene encoding elongation factor Tu (EF-Tu; promotes GTP-dependent binding of aminoacyl-tRNA to the A-site of ribosomes during protein biosynthesis; when the tRNA anticodon matches the mRNA codon, GTP hydrolysis results; the inactive EF-Tu-GDP leaves the ribosome and release of GDP is promoted by elongation factor Ts; many prokaryotes have two copies of the gene encoding EF-Tu): protein MVMPGDNVNLTIKLITPIAMEKGLRFAIREGGRTVGAGTISDILE, encoded by the coding sequence AGATGGTGATGCCGGGGGACAATGTGAACCTGACCATCAAGCTGATCACCCCGATAGCGATGGAAAAGGGTTTGCGGTTCGCGATCCGCGAGGGCGGACGGACCGTGGGCGCCGGCACCATTTCGGATATCCTGGA